From one Pecten maximus chromosome 8, xPecMax1.1, whole genome shotgun sequence genomic stretch:
- the LOC117333579 gene encoding uncharacterized protein LOC117333579, which produces MGIFSGGVLVTFFLIYIEYIVADQHCIGKTINQALQYERHLSQAFLTLEVIGLQQCSQKCLMRTKCQIISFDFHTFTCELGEDISYSVLSSRNTTGTISRSTLLQYEVSLLTSCAGHSCNVDNVCIELSSGQSTCVSTLVYTATTTTAMSTTTTTTLPTTTTTPPPPTSTTLPPTTSTTTLPTTTTQVAEVLCGNIPSVTNAVTPTSAERSVGTTLSYTCITGHILTGNPDITCQQNGQWSSLTLVCISCDTNVFTYNQDLNFCYKLELDIRYKNTEARSYCSGLGGRLAKVDTTQKLDLLVSYIPSNARAFVDGSDSAVENTWVYSDGTSVNMDLFPTGTPTIDTGLNCMIIQGSTGLMNEQDCLLNRFVICDKTLV; this is translated from the coding sequence ATGGGCATCTTTTCGGGAGGAGTTTTGGTGACTTTTTTCTTAATTTATATCGAGTACATTGTGGCTGACCAGCATTGCATAGGAAAAACAATTAACCAAGCCTTGCAATATGAACGGCATCTGTCCCAAGCATTTCTTACTCTGGAGGTCATTGGATTACAGCAATGCTCACAAAAGTGTTTGATGAGAACAAAATGTCAGATAATATCTTTCGATTTTCACACGTTTACTTGTGAACTTGGTGAAGACATTTCGTATAGTGTCTTATCGTCTAGGAATACGACTGGAACTATTTCTAGGTCCACTTTACTACAGTATGAGGTATCCCTATTAACTTCCTGTGCTGGTCATTCTTGTAATGTGGACAATGTCTGTATAGAACTGTCCAGTGGGCAGTCAACCTGTGTGTCCACTCTTGTATACACTGCAACAACAACCACAGCAATGTCaacgacgacgacaacgacACTACCAACAACGACAAcgacaccaccaccaccaacatcGACGACGCTGCCACCAACAACATCGACGACGACGCTGCCAACAACGACTACTCAAGTTGCCGAAGTTCTGTGTGGAAATATCCCCTCGGTCACGAACGCGGTCACGCCAACATCTGCAGAGAGGTCAGTTGGAACAACTTTGTCATACACATGTATCACAGGACATATTCTGACCGGAAACCCAGATATTACGTGTCAGCAGAATGGTCAGTGGTCTTCACTGACCTTGGTTTGTATTTCGTGTGATACGAATGTTTTCACCTATAACCAAGATCTTAATTTTTGTTACAAACTAGAACTAGACATACGCTATAAAAACACGGAAGCTCGGTCTTACTGTTCTGGGTTGGGTGGTCGTCTGGCTAAGGTGGACACCACACAGAAACTTGATTTATTAGTTTCATACATCCCGTCTAACGCTAGAGCTTTTGTGGACGGATCGGACAGTGCCGTAGAAAACACATGGGTCTACTCAGACGGTACAAGTGTTAATATGGACCTCTTTCCTACCGGAACGCCAACAATAGATACTGGACTTAACTGTATGATAATACAAGGAAGTACAGGATTGATGAATGAACAGGACTGTTTGTTAAACAGGTTTGTAATATGTGATAAAACATTGGTATGA
- the LOC117332232 gene encoding uncharacterized protein LOC117332232: protein MADLTMIASASYTFLSFFNEDEDDTVETVAMVYTKRNERTRIPFYVETIVKCYEEQEFHSHFRMTRSCFEILIDLIHGTGKVPVYHGQGRKPISIEKQVLVTIWYLANKDSHREIADRFDVTVSSIARTKARVIIAIMELLKEFIVWPTDN from the coding sequence ATGGCGGACTTGACCATGATTGCGTCAGCGTCCTATACGTTTTTGTCGTTTTTCAACGAGGACGAAGACGATACTGTAGAAACAGTAGCGATGGTTTATACAAAAAGAAACGAACGTACCCGAATTCCTTTTTATGTAGAGACTATTGTCAAATGTTATGAAGAACAGGAGTTTCATTCACATTTCAGAATGACCAGGAGTTGTTTTGAAATCTTAATAGATCTTATTCATGGCACTGGTAAAGTGCCTGTCTATCATGGGCAGGGCCGTAAGCCCATATCTATTGAAAAGCAAGTTTTGGTAACCATATGGTACTTAGCCAATAAAGATTCACACAGAGAGATAGCAGACCGTTTCGATGTCACTGTCAGTAGTATCGCCAGGACTAAGGCCCGAGTCATCATCGCCATAATGGAATTGTTGAAGGAGTTCATCGTCTGGCCAACTGATAACTAA